Within the Marixanthomonas sp. SCSIO 43207 genome, the region TCTGTGATAGAGGCGATCGGTATTTATCATCCCCCTTGTTTGATGAGTAATATTAAATAATTGCCGACACATTTCTCACCTTTAAAAGATCCTTAATTTTATCTAAAAGGAGCTAACGCATCCAAGGCTCTATTTACTGAAGTAATTCTATCAAAAGTTAACAACAAACGCAAACCGTTACGGGTTTTCTTTTCTTTCATTGTTACTCGTTGTGGATGGTTTTGAACATATTGCAACACATTTGTAAACGCCGGACTTTGATAGTATGCACTTTGTTGATCACTCACAAAATAACCGACCAACTTATTTTTCTTCATTACAATGCGTTCTAGTCCCATTCTAATGGCAATCCACTTAATACGAACACTGTTTAATAAGTCTACAGCTTCTTCAGGAAGTTCGCCAAAGCGATCAATTAATTCTTTTTCAAATTGCTGAAGCTCTTCTTCAGATTGTAGTTCGTTTAACTTTGTGTATAGGTTTAATCGTTCTGTAATACTATTTACATAATCATCAGGAAATAGTAATTCAAAATCAGTATCAAGCACAGTTTCTTTTACAAAGTCTTTTTTCTCGTGTTCGGTGCCTTCATATAAATCTTTAAATTCTTTCTCTTTCAATTCATCAATAGCTTCGGAAAGAATTTTTTGATAGGTTTCAAAACCAATCTCGTTTATAAAACCGCTTTGTTCACCACCTAATAAATCACCGGCGCCACGGATTTCTAAATCTTTCATAGCAATGTTTAAACCGCTACCCAATTCTGAAAATTGTTCTAAAGCTGTAATTCGTTTTCTAGCGTCTTCTGTCATTACCGAATAGGGAGGTGTAATAAAATAACAAAAGGCTTTTTTATTGCTTCTACCTACGCGACCGCGCATTTGGTGTAGGTCTGACAATCCAAAATTATTCGCATTATTGATAAAAATAGTATTGGCGTTTGGTACATCCAGGCCGCTTTCAATAATGGTGGTTGAAACTAATACATCAAACTCATTGTTCATAAAACCTAGCATGAGTTTTTCTAGTTTTTTACCATCCATTTGTCCGTGACCAATGCCTATTTTTGCATCTGGAACTAAGCGTTGAATCATTCCGGCAACTTCTTTTATATTTTCAATACGATTATGAACAAAGTATACTTGACCACCACGTGATATTTCATACCGAACAGCATCACGAATACTTTCTTCACCAAAACGGATTACATGGGTTTCTACCGGATAGCGATTAGGCGGTGGTGTGGTGATAACTGATAAATCTCTTGCTGCCATTAAGCTAAACTGCAACGTACGAGGAATAGGTGTTGCAGTCAAGGTCAAGGTATCTACATTTTCTTTTATAGTTTTTAGTTTGTCTTTTACAGCAACACCAAACTTTTGTTCTTCATCTATAATTAATAAACCAAGGTCTTTAAACTCAACCGATTTATTAACCAATTGGTGCGTACCAATAACAATGTCTAGTGTTCCGTTTTTAAGATTTTCTAAAACCTTTTTACGCTCTTTTGCAGTTCTAAAACGGTTTAAATAATCTACGTTTACAGGCATTTCTGCCAATCGTTCTTGAAAGGTTTTATGATGTTGAAATGCCAAAATAGTGGTAGGAACCAATACCGCAACTTGTTTTCCGTTGTCTACGGCTTTAAAAGCAGCACGAATGGCAACTTCGGTTTTTCCAAACCCTACATCACCACAAATGAGGCGATCCATAGGCTGCTCACTTTCCATATCGCGTTTTACATCGTCGGTTGCGGTAGATTGATCTGGTGTGTCTTCATACATAAAAGAAGACTCTAGCTCTAACTGTAAATAGGAGTCTGGATCATATGCAAAACCTTTCTGTAGTCGGCGTTTTGCGTATAATTCAATTAAATTGAATGCAATTTCTTTAACCCGTTTCTTGGTTTTCTGTTTTAGTTTTTTCCAGGCGGCGCTTCCTAGTTTGTATATTTTGGGTTCTTTTCCGTCTTTTCCGTTGTATTTTGTGATTTTATGAAGCGAATGAATGCTGAGGTATAAAATATCACGTTCGCCATAAATAAGCTTAATGGCTTCTTGCTGCTTACCTTCAACATCGATTTTTTGGAGACCGCCAAATTTTCCAATTCCGTGGTCAATATGTGTTACATAATCACCTACTTCAAGATTGGTTAATTCTTTTAGGGTGATGGCTTGTTTTTTTGCATATCCGTTTTTAAGCTGAAATTTATGATAACGCTCAAAAATTTGATGATCTGTGTAACACACATTTTTTTGGTCATCATCAATAAAGCCTTGATATAAAGGAAATACAACGGTTTGATATTCACTTACGTGTTGCTCAGCATCTTCAAAAATATCATGAAAGCGTTTTGCTTGTTGCTCACTGCTGCAAAAAATATAATTTTTGTAACCGTTCTCTACATTTGCATTTAGGTTTTCAATCAATAGATTAAATTGCTTATTGAAAGAAGGTTGAGGTTTTGTATTAAACGAAATAGAATTTGCCTCAGATTTACTGCTTAAATGTACCGTTGAAAATTCAGAAAGTTGTTTATTTATAACTTCAGAAGTGCAAAAAAGTTCTGCTGGTTTACTTTGTTTTACTTCGCCAGAGGCTTCGTTAAATGCTTGAGTTGCTTTTTCAAAAAGTTTGTCAATACTGCTGCTAATTACTTCTTCATTTTTCAGAAAAACAATTGTTTTTGATGCAATATATTTTAAGAAACTCTCTCGGGTTTCTTCCATCATTTTGTTTTCAACGTTGGGAATGATAGAAATTTTCTTCAGTTGTGCGTCACTCAGTTGTGTTTCTACATCAAAGGTGCGAATACTGTCAACTTCATCACCAAAAAACTCAATTCTATATGGCTCATCATTACTAAAACTGAACACATCTAGAATACCACCACGTACAGAAAACTCTCCGGGCTCGGTTACAAAATCGGTGCGCTTAAACTTGTATTCAAACAAAACCTCATTTACAAAATCAATTGAAACTTCTTCACCTATTTTTAGTTTTAAGGTGTTTTTTTCCAGTTCTTTTCTGGTAACCACCTTTTCAAAAAGTGCTTCAGGATACGTTACAATTATTGCGGGTTTTCGGCGAGAGTTGATGCGGTTTAGCACTTCACTACGCAACAAAACGTTGGCATTATCGGTTTCTTCAATTTGATAGGGTCGCCGATAACTTCCAGGGTAGAAAAGGACGTTTTGATCTCCCAGTAAGTTTTCCAAATCGTTTAAGTGATAGGCTGCTTCTTCTTTGTCATTCAAAATGAGTAAAAAGGGTTTTTCTGAAGTATTAAAAACTTCAGCAATAACAATAGAAGTAGCAGAGCCAACCAATCCTGAAATAGAAGTCTTTTTTTCAGAATTTGATATAGCTTCCCCAAGTTTCCCAGCTTGAGGAGACTTTGAAAAAAGTGAATTTACAACCGTTTTGCTCATAAAGGCGCAAAGATACTATCTTACAACTTTATTATCAGCAAGGCTACAGAGTTTTATCATTTTCATAACACAATTAGGATTTTGCATTGAGTAATTTTAGTTAATATGAAAAAGATTAGTAATAATCAGTTAGCATTTTTTATTGCCCGAATAACCATCGGGATTAATTTATTGGTCCACGGATTAGTTAGGATACCTAAATTGGAAGCTTTTGCAAACGGAATAGTAAAAGGTTTTTCTGAAACCTACTTACCTGAAATGTTGATTACCCCATTTGCATTTAGTATACCTTTTATTGAATTTATTATAGGAAGTCTACTGTTAATAGGCTGGAAAACAAAACATGCAGCCGCTGCCGGAGGATTTTTAATTGCATTATTAATCTTAGGTTCTGCTTTTAAAGAAGATTGGGGAGCCGTAGGAACCCAAATGGTGTATGCAATCTTTTTCTTTTTATTATTAAAAAACTTAGACCATAATTATTGGTCTATCGATACAAACGCAAGAAAAAAAATTGATGGATTTAAAACTGAAAGATAAACGAGTACTTATAACAGGGTCAACCAAAGGAATTGGCTATGCAACTGCAAAATTATTTGCTGAAGAAGGCGCACACGTTATTTTAAACGGACGTAGTGAACAATCTATACAAACCGCAAAAAGCGCCATAGAAAAAAGCGTTAAAAATGCATCTGTAAGTGGTGTAATTTGTGATTTTTCAAAACCTGTTGAAGTAGGTAAACTTATTGAAGAAGTAAAAGAGGTTGATATCCTCATAAATAATGTAGGAATTTTTAATCCTAATGAGTTTTTAGATATACCAGACGAAGAGTGGCAACAGTTTTATGATATAAATGTAATGAGCGGTGTGCGTTTATCACGAGCTTTTTTACCCAAGATGATGGAAAATAATTGGGGACGTATCATCTTTATATCTAGCGAAAGTGCGATAAACATTCCTGTAGAGATGATTCATTATGGTATGACAAAAACAGCACAACTGGCTATTTCTAGGGGAATCGCAGAAACCACTAAAGGAACCAATGTTACGGTTAACAGTGTTTTACCAGGACCTACACTTTCAAATGGGGTAAAAGAAATGACCGGCATTAAAGATGGAAAAACTAAAAAGGAAGTAGAACAAGAGTTTTTTAATACCGAACGGCCAACCTCAATTATTCAACGATTTGCAGCTCCAGAAGAAGTAGCTTCTATGGTTGCTTATGTTGCAAGTCCGTTGGCTTCGGCAACAAATGGTGCAGCACTTCGAGTAGATGGCGGTGTAATCAAAACAATATAAAAGATGGCAATTGAAGAATTTGATGTTTTTGTAATAGGAAGCGGAACAGCCGGCAAAAGTGTAGCCTATGATTGCGTAGAAGCCGGAATGCGTGTTGCTATAGCAGATAATAGGGAGTTTGGAGGTACGTGTGCAAATCGAGGATGTGATCCCAAAAAAGTATTGGTTGGTGTAACCGAAGCAATGCAACTTTCAGCAAATTTAAAAGGAAAAGGGATTGTTTCTACACCAGAAATAAACTGGAGTGATATTCAAAAATTTAAATCAACATTTACAGATGCAGTACCTGCCGCAACTGAACGTGATTTAAAAGAAGCTGGTATAAAAATGTATCACCAGTCTCCTCGTTTTTTAGATGAAAATACACTTTCTGTTGAAGGAAAAACTGTAAAAACAAAGAAAATTGTCATTGCAACGGGACAAACAGCAATGCAACTTAAAATACCGGGTAGAGAATATTTAAAAATAAGTGATGATTTTCTTGATTTGCCAGAATTACCTGAAAGCATCGTTTTTGTAGGTGCCGGATACATTGGGATGGAGTTTGCCCATATAGCTGCTCGATGTGGTGCAAAAGTTACTGTGGTTGAGTTTGGCTCTAGACCCCTTGCACCATTTGATAAAGATGTGGTTAGTCATCTTACAGAGGCTTCAGAAAAATTGGGAATCAACTTTATTTTTAACGCAGAAGTCACAAAAGTAGAACAGCTTCAGAAAAATTATAGAGTGGTTTACAATCAAAATGGAACAGAAAATTCAATCAAAGCCAGAATGGTTTTTAATACAGCCGGGCGTGTTCCTTCCATAGCTGATTTAGATTTAGATCAAGGTAATGTAGCGTTTGAAAAAGATGGAATATCTGTCAATGAGTATCTTCAAAGTACTAGCAACCCTTCTGTATTTGCTTGTGGTGATGTTTCGGCAAGTGGTTCGCTGCCCTTAACGCCCACTTCTTCTCAAGAGGCGAGAATCGTTTCAGAAAACATTCGTAATAAATCAATGATTGAAATGAATTTTCCGCCGGTTCCATCGGTTGTTTTTACAATTCCCCAAATGGCAGCTATTGGTTTAACCGAAGAAGAAGCCCAGAAAAACGGATACGAGTATGTTGTAGAATATAAAAGTGTTCCTAAATGGTTTAACTCTAAGCGTATTAATGAAGAAGTGTATGCCTATAAAACTATTGTTGATAAAGAGACTCGACTCATTTTGGGAGCTCATATTATTTCGCATCAAGCCGGAGAAATGATTAACTTATTTGTATTGGCAATGTGCGGTAAACTGAAATGCGAAGATTTAAAAGCTATGATTTTTGCTTATCCCACTTGGGGTAACGATATTAAAGGAATGGTTTGATAAAGCTGTTATTCTTTTCTTATATACTCTTTACATTTTTCTATAGGACTGGTTTTTCGATTTTTAAAACCGTGAATACCGCTACTTATAAATAAAATTGTAGCTGTAATCAAACTTGTATATACAACAAGAAGATTATTTTCCCAATTGGCAACGGCAATAGCCACTAATGCCCAAACCCCTACTAAGGCAAACTCGCGCATATTACGTTTCCAAGTAACAGCAAGATTAATAATGCCGGCAATGATAATCATAAGTACTGTCCAAGAAGTTTCAGAAAAACCCCAACCATCCCAGCTAATACTACTTAAATAAGCAGCTACATTGGCAATACTTGCAACTGTAACCCAACCACTGTAAAAAACAAAGGGCCACCATAAAAAAGTAATTACCGAAATGGGCGCATCCCATAGCTCCATACTATTATTTACAACTATTTTAAGTAGAGAATATAAAAGAACAAACATGGCTATTATAGAAAAGCTTATATAACCATATAACCAAAAAGTAACCCATACCATATTGGCAACACACGAGAGGACAAACCACCAGCCGGTTTTTAGTATAAAAGCATCGTCTCGTACACTGGTAAACAAACTGCGACTTTGGTACACAACAAATCCTAAAAGCAATAAATAAATAAGACCCCAAATAGAAAATGCATACCCTGCCGGTGTAAATAAGGTGTTCATCGAGGCCGAAACTTCACCAATAGTTGTATTATTAATAGCTCCAGTATTTGATAGATAGTTTACAAAAACAGTTGCTATAAA harbors:
- a CDS encoding tryptophan-rich sensory protein, translated to MKKTLQIANIIAFIATVFVNYLSNTGAINNTTIGEVSASMNTLFTPAGYAFSIWGLIYLLLLGFVVYQSRSLFTSVRDDAFILKTGWWFVLSCVANMVWVTFWLYGYISFSIIAMFVLLYSLLKIVVNNSMELWDAPISVITFLWWPFVFYSGWVTVASIANVAAYLSSISWDGWGFSETSWTVLMIIIAGIINLAVTWKRNMREFALVGVWALVAIAVANWENNLLVVYTSLITATILFISSGIHGFKNRKTSPIEKCKEYIRKE
- the mfd gene encoding transcription-repair coupling factor codes for the protein MSKTVVNSLFSKSPQAGKLGEAISNSEKKTSISGLVGSATSIVIAEVFNTSEKPFLLILNDKEEAAYHLNDLENLLGDQNVLFYPGSYRRPYQIEETDNANVLLRSEVLNRINSRRKPAIIVTYPEALFEKVVTRKELEKNTLKLKIGEEVSIDFVNEVLFEYKFKRTDFVTEPGEFSVRGGILDVFSFSNDEPYRIEFFGDEVDSIRTFDVETQLSDAQLKKISIIPNVENKMMEETRESFLKYIASKTIVFLKNEEVISSSIDKLFEKATQAFNEASGEVKQSKPAELFCTSEVINKQLSEFSTVHLSSKSEANSISFNTKPQPSFNKQFNLLIENLNANVENGYKNYIFCSSEQQAKRFHDIFEDAEQHVSEYQTVVFPLYQGFIDDDQKNVCYTDHQIFERYHKFQLKNGYAKKQAITLKELTNLEVGDYVTHIDHGIGKFGGLQKIDVEGKQQEAIKLIYGERDILYLSIHSLHKITKYNGKDGKEPKIYKLGSAAWKKLKQKTKKRVKEIAFNLIELYAKRRLQKGFAYDPDSYLQLELESSFMYEDTPDQSTATDDVKRDMESEQPMDRLICGDVGFGKTEVAIRAAFKAVDNGKQVAVLVPTTILAFQHHKTFQERLAEMPVNVDYLNRFRTAKERKKVLENLKNGTLDIVIGTHQLVNKSVEFKDLGLLIIDEEQKFGVAVKDKLKTIKENVDTLTLTATPIPRTLQFSLMAARDLSVITTPPPNRYPVETHVIRFGEESIRDAVRYEISRGGQVYFVHNRIENIKEVAGMIQRLVPDAKIGIGHGQMDGKKLEKLMLGFMNNEFDVLVSTTIIESGLDVPNANTIFINNANNFGLSDLHQMRGRVGRSNKKAFCYFITPPYSVMTEDARKRITALEQFSELGSGLNIAMKDLEIRGAGDLLGGEQSGFINEIGFETYQKILSEAIDELKEKEFKDLYEGTEHEKKDFVKETVLDTDFELLFPDDYVNSITERLNLYTKLNELQSEEELQQFEKELIDRFGELPEEAVDLLNSVRIKWIAIRMGLERIVMKKNKLVGYFVSDQQSAYYQSPAFTNVLQYVQNHPQRVTMKEKKTRNGLRLLLTFDRITSVNRALDALAPFR
- a CDS encoding NAD(P)/FAD-dependent oxidoreductase encodes the protein MAIEEFDVFVIGSGTAGKSVAYDCVEAGMRVAIADNREFGGTCANRGCDPKKVLVGVTEAMQLSANLKGKGIVSTPEINWSDIQKFKSTFTDAVPAATERDLKEAGIKMYHQSPRFLDENTLSVEGKTVKTKKIVIATGQTAMQLKIPGREYLKISDDFLDLPELPESIVFVGAGYIGMEFAHIAARCGAKVTVVEFGSRPLAPFDKDVVSHLTEASEKLGINFIFNAEVTKVEQLQKNYRVVYNQNGTENSIKARMVFNTAGRVPSIADLDLDQGNVAFEKDGISVNEYLQSTSNPSVFACGDVSASGSLPLTPTSSQEARIVSENIRNKSMIEMNFPPVPSVVFTIPQMAAIGLTEEEAQKNGYEYVVEYKSVPKWFNSKRINEEVYAYKTIVDKETRLILGAHIISHQAGEMINLFVLAMCGKLKCEDLKAMIFAYPTWGNDIKGMV
- a CDS encoding DoxX family protein, with the translated sequence MKKISNNQLAFFIARITIGINLLVHGLVRIPKLEAFANGIVKGFSETYLPEMLITPFAFSIPFIEFIIGSLLLIGWKTKHAAAAGGFLIALLILGSAFKEDWGAVGTQMVYAIFFFLLLKNLDHNYWSIDTNARKKIDGFKTER
- a CDS encoding SDR family NAD(P)-dependent oxidoreductase, which translates into the protein MDLKLKDKRVLITGSTKGIGYATAKLFAEEGAHVILNGRSEQSIQTAKSAIEKSVKNASVSGVICDFSKPVEVGKLIEEVKEVDILINNVGIFNPNEFLDIPDEEWQQFYDINVMSGVRLSRAFLPKMMENNWGRIIFISSESAINIPVEMIHYGMTKTAQLAISRGIAETTKGTNVTVNSVLPGPTLSNGVKEMTGIKDGKTKKEVEQEFFNTERPTSIIQRFAAPEEVASMVAYVASPLASATNGAALRVDGGVIKTI